A genomic region of Alligator mississippiensis isolate rAllMis1 chromosome 4, rAllMis1, whole genome shotgun sequence contains the following coding sequences:
- the ORMDL3 gene encoding ORM1-like protein 3, which produces MNVGTAHSEVNPNTRVMNSRGIWLSYVLGIGLLHVVLLSIPFFSVPVVWTLTNIIHNMSMYIFLHTVKGTPFETPDQGKARLLTHWEQMDYGVQFTASRKFLTIMPIVLYFLTSFYTKYDRIHFIINTISLMSVLIPKLPQLHGVRIFGINKY; this is translated from the exons ATGAACGTGGGCACAGCTCACAGCGAGGTGAACCCCAACACCCGGGTTATGAACAGCCGGGGCATCTGGCTCTCCTATGTCCTGGGCATTGGCCTGTTGCACGTGGTCCTTCTGAGCATTCCCTTCTTCAGCGTCCCTGTGGTCTGGACTCTTACCAACATCATCCACAACATG AGCATGTACATCTTCCTGCACACGGTGAAAGGAACCCCCTTCGAGACACCGGATCAGGGGAAGGCCCGGCTGCTCACTCACTGGGAGCAGATGGACTACGGCGTGCAGTTCACAGCATCACGCAAGTTCCTCACCATCATGCCCATTGTGCT gtACTTCCTAACCAGCTTCTACACAAAATATGACCGGATACACTTCATAATCAACACCATCTCCCTCATGAGTGTCCTGATCCCCAAACTGCCGCAGCTTCATGGTGTCCGCATCTTCGGGATCAACAAATACTAA